The Gasterosteus aculeatus chromosome 8, fGasAcu3.hap1.1, whole genome shotgun sequence genome has a window encoding:
- the rtca gene encoding RNA 3'-terminal phosphate cyclase has protein sequence MDSAMVEIDGSVMEGGGQILRVSAALSCITGSSVKITKIRAGRSTPGLRPQHLSGLQMVSDLCSGSLEGAAIGSTDISLTPGKMQSGSHTADTQTAGSVCLLLQAALPCALFSDASSQLCLKGGTNAEMAPQIDYTVKVFKPMVERFGVHFDCDIRMRGYYPKGGGELMVTVNPVKELLPVILTERGNITKIYGRAFVAGVLPYKLAKDMSAAAVRTIRKEIKELYINIPALQEKENAYGSGNGIIIIAESSTGCVFAGSALGKKGVYADKIGIEAAEMLLRNLRHNNCVDEFLQDQLIIFMALAKGTSRIRTGAVTLHTQTAIHIAEQLTQAKFTITKCEDEQGSNETFIIECEGSGAVNKHL, from the exons ATGGACTCCGCAATGGTGGAGATCGACGGCAGCGTGATGGAGGGA GGCGGACAGATCCTGAGAGTCTCCGCGGCGCTCAGCTGCATcaccggctcctccgtcaaaaTCACCAAAATCCGAGCCGGCAGAAGCACACCGGGGCTCAG accgCAGCACCTGAGCGGCCTGCAGATGGTCTCAGATCTGTGTTCTGGCAGTCTGGAGGGCGCCGCCATCGGCTCCACCGACATCAGCCTGACTCCGGGGAAGATGCAGTCCGGAAGCCACACGGCCGACACGCAGACGGCCGG gagtgtgtgtctgctgctgcaggcagcTCTGCCTTGTGCTCTGTTCTCTGACGCCTCCTCACAGCTCTGCCTGAAGGGAGGAACCAACGCAGAGATGGCTCCTCAGATCGACTACACCGTCAAG gtgttTAAACCAATGGTGGAGCGGTTTGGAGTCCATTTTGACTGTGATATCAGAATGAG gggatACTACCCCAAAGGTGGCGGCGAGCTGATGGTGACGGTGAACCCGGTCAAAGAGCTGCTGCCCGTCATCCTGACGGAGAGAGGAAACATCACCAAGATCTACGGCCGGGCGTTTGTAGCTGGAGTCCTGCCCTACAAA TTGGCTAAAGacatgtctgctgctgctgttcgaaCCATCAGGAAGGAAATCAAAGAGCTGTACATCAACATCCCGGCGCTGCAAGAGAAGGAAAACGCCTACGGTAGCGGCAATGGCATCat AATCATCGCCGAGTCGTCAACGGGCTGCGTGTTTGCAGGTTCAGCTCTGGGGAAGAAAG GCGTGTATGCTGATAAAATTGGTATCGAAGCTGCTGAGATGTTGCTGAGAAACCTCAGACACAACAACTGCGTGGACGAGTTCCTACAAGACCAG ctcaTCATCTTCATGGCGTTGGCGAAGGGAACGTCTCGGATTCGAACCGGCGCCGTGACGCTGCACACGCAGACGGCCATTCACATCGCAGAGCAGCTGACTCAG GCAAAGTTCACAATAACCAAGTGTGAGGACGAACAGGGCAGCAACGAAACCTTCATCATCGAATGCGAAGGATCAGGAGCGGTCAACAAACACCTGtag
- the cdc14ab gene encoding dual specificity protein phosphatase CDC14AB isoform X1: MTVDRVRHSPILSVLFGMSDDSEPVGAAQFIKERLYFATLRSKPKSTANTHYFCTDDEFIYENFYADFGPLNLAMLYRYCCKLNKKLKSFTLTRKRIVHYTSFDQRKRSNAAVLIGGYAVIYLKKTPEEAYRALTSGSNASYLPFRDASFGNCTFNLTVLDCLQGVRKALQHGFFDFETFDVDEYEHYERVENGDLNWIVPGKFLAFSGPHPKTKIENGYPLHAPEAYFPYFRKHNVTTVVRLNKKIYDSKRFTDAGFDHYDLFFLDGSTPSDVITRRFLHVCESTDGAVAVHCKAGLGRTGSLIGCYLMKHYRFTAGEAIAWIRVCRPGSVIGPQQNFLEEKQAALWLLGDTQRSQKAKMEERTVSRLITTMDDLTLNSAHNSSSSLHESETLDSGPVLTQGDKLRALKSRRPHRPATTGALRVEEMKIHSSSASRPLRWSMGGGQGPSSPLKSSKFPASSASAAAKRIGRSPSSTASNIRSSRLASSLTDLYAADAEEDKNPSYSSLPLPSSSPLSLGSPSSPLAPAPLCRYGNGPRGAQHEVNNNRGPYGGPAAPSSRPGPQDFSPYRGPGPHGALKGPSGRYLSRSIPSLQSEYVQY; the protein is encoded by the exons ATGACAGTGGACCGAGTGAGACACTCCCCGATCCTGTCTGTCCTGTTCGGGATGTCGGACGACTCCGAGCCGGTGGGAGCCGCTCAGTTTATCAAAG AACGTCTTTACTTCGCCACGTTACGCAGTAAACCTAAAAGTACGGCCAACACTCACTACTTCTGCACCGACGACGAGTTCATCTACGAAAA TTTTTATGCAGACTTTGGTCCTTTGAATCTGGCCATGTTGTATCGATACTGCTGCAAACTCAACAAGAAGCTCAAG TCGTTCACGCTGACCAGGAAGAGGATCGTTCACTACACCAGCTTTGACCAGAGGAAAAGATCCAACGCCGCCGTGCTTATTGGCGGATATGCG gtGATCTACCTGAAGAAAACTCCAGAAGAAGCTTACAGAGCTCTGACGTCTGGTTCCAACGCCTCCTACCTGCCCTTCAG GGACGCTTCCTTCGGGAATTGCACCTTCAACCTCACGGTGCTCGACTGTCTGCAGGGCGTCAGGAAG gcgCTGCAGCACGGCTTCTTTGACTTCGAGACGTTCGACGTGGACGAGTACGAACACTACGAG CGGGTGGAGAACGGAGACCTGAACTGGATCGTCCCGGGGAAGTTTCTGGCCTTCAGCGGACCTCATCCTAAGACTAAGATCGAGAACG GTTACCCTCTGCACGCACCCGAGGCGTATTTCCCGTACTTCAGGAAGCACAACGTGACGACCGTCGTCCGCCTGAACAAGAAGATCTACGACTCCAAGCGCTTCACCGACGCCGGCTTCGACCACTACGACCTCTTCTTCTTGGATGGCAGCACGCCCAGTGACGTCATCACACGCCGCTTCCTGCACGTCTGCGAGAGCACAGACGGCGCCGTGGCGGTCCACTGCAAGG CTGGTCTGGGCAGGACaggctctctgattggctgttacCTGATGAAACACTACCGCTTCACGGCGGGCGAGGCCATCGCCTGGATCAGGGTCTGCAGACCGGGCTCCGTGATCGGACCACAGCAGAACTTCCTGGAGGA GAAGCAGGCAGCGCTCTGGTTGCTAGGTGACACCCAGCGTTCCCAGAAGGccaagatggaggagagaaccGTGTCTCGACTCATCACTACTATGGACGACCTCACATTGAACTCCGctcacaacagcagcagcagtctgcACGAg AGTGAGACGTTGGACAGTGGGCCGGTCCTGACTCAGGGAGACAAACTGAGAGCCTTAAAGAGCCGGCGTCCCCACCGACCCGCCACCACGGGAGCTCTCAG agtggaggagatgaagattCACAGCAGTTCGGCGTCTCGGCCGCTCAG GTGGTCTATGGGTGGTGGTCAgggcccctcctctcccctcaagTCCTCTAAAttcccagcatcctctgctTCTGCTGCCGCCAAGAGGATCGGAAGAAGTCCATCATCAACGGCCTCCAACATCAGGAG CTCTCGGTTGGCCAGCTCTCTCACTGATCTCTATGCTGCGGACGCTGAGGAGGACAAAAACCCCTCGtactcctctcttcctctcccctcctcctcccctctgtctctcggctccccctcctctcctctggcccCGGCCCCTCTATGTCGCTATGGTAACGGCCCTCGCGGCGCACAGCACGAGGTAAACAACAACAGGGGTCCGTACGGGGGTCCCGCGGCGCCGAGCAGCAGGCCGGGCCCCCAGGACTTCAGCCCCTACAGGGGCCCGGGGCCCCACGGCGCGCTGAAGGGCCCGTCAGGACGCTACCTGAGCCGCTCCATACCT tctCTTCAGTCGGAGTACGTCCAGTACTAG
- the dbt gene encoding lipoamide acyltransferase component of branched-chain alpha-keto acid dehydrogenase complex, mitochondrial, whose translation MAAVTRGSFTVFRQLLTHHYRRRCFRPQSFRPDRTLQPLSFRYETDLKMFSSRSLHSSAVSQRPIVSFKLSDIGEGIMEVTVKEWYVKEGDKVSQFDSICEVQSDKASVTITSRYDGVIKKLHYEVDGTALVGKPLVDIETESSSEVLQEEDVVETPAMARDEHTHQEIKGLKTQATPAVRRLAIENNIKLSEVVGTGKDCRILKEDILNFLAKQTGAIIPPTLFQEIQPPPPLAAARPVSTPAALKAPPTTPKPVFTGKDVTEPLKGYHRAMVKTMTAALKIPHFGYCDELDLSRLVSLRAELRPIAEGRGVKLSYMPFFIKAASLSLLHFPILNSSLDEGCQNITYKASHNIGLAMDTVNGLLVPNVKNVQLLSVFDVAQELNRLQALGTAGQLGTNELSGGTFTLSNIGSIGGTYAKPVILPPEVAIGALGKVQVLPRFDAGGQVVRAHIMNVSWSADHRIIDGATMCRFSNLWKKYLENPASMVLDLK comes from the exons ATGGCGGCGGTGACTAGAGGCTCCTTCACTGTTTTCAGACAGCTG CTTACTCATCATTACCGCCGGCGATGTTTCCGGCCGCAGAGCTTCAGGCCCGACCGAACCCTTCAGCCTCTGAGCTTCAGATATGAAACAGACCTCAAGATGTTCAGCAGCAGGTCGCTGCACTCCTCCGCCG TGAGTCAACGACCAATCGTCTCATTCAAACTGTCCGACATCGGGGAGGGAATCATGGAGGTGACGGTGAAAGAGTG GTACGTGAAGGAGGGGGACAAGGTGTCTCAGTTCGACAGTATCTGTGAAGTTCAGAGCGACAAGGCGTCCGTCACCATCACCAGCCGCTACGATGGAGTCATCAAGAAGCTCCACTACGAAGTGGACGGCACCGCTTTAGTGGGAAAACCGCTTGTGGACATCGAAACGGAGTCCAGCTCGG AGGTCCTCCAGGAAGAGGACGTGGTGGAGACGCCCGCCATGGCTCGAGACGAACACACCCACCAGGAGATCAAAGGTCTCAAGACCCAGGCCACGCCCGCCGTCAGGCGCCTCGCCATAGAGAACAAC ATTAAGCTCAGTGAGGTGGTGGGGACGGGAAAGGACTGCCGTATCCTGAAGGAGGACATCCTGAACTTCCTGGCGAAGCAGACCGGAGCCATCATTCCTCCGACCCTGTTCCAGGAGATCCAGCCGCCGCCTCCGCTTGCCGCTGCCCGGCCCGTGAGCACTCCGGCAGCCCTCAAAGCTCCACCCACTACACCCAAACCTGTCTTCACCGGGAAGGACGTCACCGAGCCCCTCAAAG GTTACCACAGAGCGATGGTGAAGACTATGACGGCGGCGCTGAAGATCCCTCACTTTGGTTACTGCGACGAATTGGACCTGAGCCGCCTGGTGTCTCTGAGAGCTGAGCTCCGACCCATCGCTGAAGGTCGCGGGGTCAAACTGAGCTACATGCCCTTCTTCATCAAG GCGGCCTCCCTCAGCCTCCTCCACTTTCCCATCCTGAACTCCTCATTGGACGAAGGCTGCCAGAACATCACGTACAAG GCGTCTCATAACATCGGCCTGGCGATGGACACCGTTAACGGCCTGCTGGTTCCCAACGTGAAGAACGTTCAGCTGCTGAGTGTGTTCGACGTCGCACAGGAGCTGAACCGCCTGCAGGCGCTCGGAACCGCCGGGCAGCTGGGAACCAACGAGCTGAGCGGAGGAACCTTCACCCTGTCCAACATCGGATCA ATCGGAGGGACGTACGCCAAACCTGTCATTCTTCCTCCCGAAGTCGCCATCGGAGCTCTGGGAAAAGTCCAG GTTCTCCCCCGGTTCGACGCCGGCGGTCAGGTGGTCCGAGCTCACATCATGAACGTCAGCTGGTCGGCGGACCATCGCATCATTGACGGAGCCACCATGTGTCGGTTCTCCAACCTGTGGAAGAAGTACCTGGAGAACCCGGCCAGCATGGTGCTGGACCTCAAATAG
- the cdc14ab gene encoding dual specificity protein phosphatase CDC14AB isoform X2, giving the protein MTVDRVRHSPILSVLFGMSDDSEPVGAAQFIKERLYFATLRSKPKSTANTHYFCTDDEFIYENFYADFGPLNLAMLYRYCCKLNKKLKSFTLTRKRIVHYTSFDQRKRSNAAVLIGGYAVIYLKKTPEEAYRALTSGSNASYLPFRDASFGNCTFNLTVLDCLQGVRKALQHGFFDFETFDVDEYEHYERVENGDLNWIVPGKFLAFSGPHPKTKIENGYPLHAPEAYFPYFRKHNVTTVVRLNKKIYDSKRFTDAGFDHYDLFFLDGSTPSDVITRRFLHVCESTDGAVAVHCKAGLGRTGSLIGCYLMKHYRFTAGEAIAWIRVCRPGSVIGPQQNFLEEKQAALWLLGDTQRSQKAKMEERTVSRLITTMDDLTLNSAHNSSSSLHESETLDSGPVLTQGDKLRALKSRRPHRPATTGALRVEEMKIHSSSASRPLRWSMGGGQGPSSPLKSSKFPASSASAAAKRIGRSPSSTASNIRSLFSRSTSSTRTTDLT; this is encoded by the exons ATGACAGTGGACCGAGTGAGACACTCCCCGATCCTGTCTGTCCTGTTCGGGATGTCGGACGACTCCGAGCCGGTGGGAGCCGCTCAGTTTATCAAAG AACGTCTTTACTTCGCCACGTTACGCAGTAAACCTAAAAGTACGGCCAACACTCACTACTTCTGCACCGACGACGAGTTCATCTACGAAAA TTTTTATGCAGACTTTGGTCCTTTGAATCTGGCCATGTTGTATCGATACTGCTGCAAACTCAACAAGAAGCTCAAG TCGTTCACGCTGACCAGGAAGAGGATCGTTCACTACACCAGCTTTGACCAGAGGAAAAGATCCAACGCCGCCGTGCTTATTGGCGGATATGCG gtGATCTACCTGAAGAAAACTCCAGAAGAAGCTTACAGAGCTCTGACGTCTGGTTCCAACGCCTCCTACCTGCCCTTCAG GGACGCTTCCTTCGGGAATTGCACCTTCAACCTCACGGTGCTCGACTGTCTGCAGGGCGTCAGGAAG gcgCTGCAGCACGGCTTCTTTGACTTCGAGACGTTCGACGTGGACGAGTACGAACACTACGAG CGGGTGGAGAACGGAGACCTGAACTGGATCGTCCCGGGGAAGTTTCTGGCCTTCAGCGGACCTCATCCTAAGACTAAGATCGAGAACG GTTACCCTCTGCACGCACCCGAGGCGTATTTCCCGTACTTCAGGAAGCACAACGTGACGACCGTCGTCCGCCTGAACAAGAAGATCTACGACTCCAAGCGCTTCACCGACGCCGGCTTCGACCACTACGACCTCTTCTTCTTGGATGGCAGCACGCCCAGTGACGTCATCACACGCCGCTTCCTGCACGTCTGCGAGAGCACAGACGGCGCCGTGGCGGTCCACTGCAAGG CTGGTCTGGGCAGGACaggctctctgattggctgttacCTGATGAAACACTACCGCTTCACGGCGGGCGAGGCCATCGCCTGGATCAGGGTCTGCAGACCGGGCTCCGTGATCGGACCACAGCAGAACTTCCTGGAGGA GAAGCAGGCAGCGCTCTGGTTGCTAGGTGACACCCAGCGTTCCCAGAAGGccaagatggaggagagaaccGTGTCTCGACTCATCACTACTATGGACGACCTCACATTGAACTCCGctcacaacagcagcagcagtctgcACGAg AGTGAGACGTTGGACAGTGGGCCGGTCCTGACTCAGGGAGACAAACTGAGAGCCTTAAAGAGCCGGCGTCCCCACCGACCCGCCACCACGGGAGCTCTCAG agtggaggagatgaagattCACAGCAGTTCGGCGTCTCGGCCGCTCAG GTGGTCTATGGGTGGTGGTCAgggcccctcctctcccctcaagTCCTCTAAAttcccagcatcctctgctTCTGCTGCCGCCAAGAGGATCGGAAGAAGTCCATCATCAACGGCCTCCAACATCAGGAG tctCTTCAGTCGGAGTACGTCCAGTACTAGAACTACAGATCTCACCTGA